The endosymbiont of Bathymodiolus septemdierum str. Myojin knoll sequence AATCGCAAACTTAGTCTCTTCATCCATTTCATCTGCCATTATCTTTTTGACAGAATTTTCTGACTTATCAGCAGATGCTCGTCCATTTGTTTTTTCTATAATGGTTGACATTAACTTGATGGCAAATACCAAAATAGCCAAAAACAAAAATACAAAACCCATCCCAAAGAGGGTTAAATTAAGTGCTTCTGTTATTAAGTTTGTCTGCTCCATATTTTTCACTTTTTATAATTTGGTACCGATGGACGGGGTCGAACCGTCACTCCTTGCGGAACTGGATTTTGAATCCAGCGTGTCTACCAATTCCACCACATCGGCTTGATTTTTTATTTATGTCTAAAAGTAATTCTACCCTTACTTAGGTCATAAGGGGTCATTTCTACTGTGACTTTATCCCCAGGCAATATACGAATATAGTGTTTACGAATCTTGCCAGAGATATGTGCTAACACACTATGTCCATTCTCTAACTCAACGGTAAAGGTGGTGTTTGGTAATTTCTCTTTAACAACCCCTTCTAACTCAATGTAATCACTTTTTGACATATTTACTTTAACGACTTTATAAATAAAAAAGGTCATTTTACCCCATTTTATCCCATATACAAAAAGGTTTAACATTCGATAAATACGATATAATTATTGTATTTATAGACTATAAATAGAGACAAATGAAAACAAGTTTTGAGTTTTTCCCACCAAGAACAGAAAAAGGTCAGAAAACTTTGGCACAAGTCCGACAAGAATTAAGTGCCATTCAACCTGAGTATTTCTCGGTAACTTTTGGTGCAGGTGGGACGACGCAGGAAGCAACTTTGGAAACGGTATTAGACATTCAAAAAAATGATAGTATTCCCGCTGCCCCGCATTTATCTTGCATTGGGTCAAAAAAAGATGAAGTTATTGCCTTGCTTGACCAATATAAAAAAGCAAACATCAATCGCATCGTTACCCTAAGGGGTGATGTGCCGTCGGGAATGCGTGATATTGGCGATTTTCATTATGCCAACGAATTGGTGGAGTTTATTAAAACTCAGTACAATGACCATTTTCATATTGAGGTAGCAGCGTATCCTGAGATGCATCCACAGGCAAAAAATATTCAGGCAGATTTACAGCATTTTGCCAATAAGGTCAGTGCGGGTGCAGATGCGGCGATTACGCAATACTTTTATAACGCAGATGCCTATTTTAGATTTGTAGATGAAGCGGAAAAATTAGGGGTTGATATTCCGATTACACCAGGAATTATGCCAATTACCAATCACACGCAATTAGTCAGATTTTCTAACATGTGTGGTGCGGAAATTCCAAAGTGGATTTTAGAGCGCTTAAGATGCTACGAAAATGACTTGGAGGCACTCAGTGCATTTGGCACGGAAGTAGTGACAGATTTATGCCAAACGCTTAAAAATCAAGGGGTGGACAGTTTTCACTTTTACTCAATGAATCGCACCCAGCCTTCTTTAGATATCGCCAAAACACTGTAAATTAAGCGTCTCACTAATGTTGGGATTTAACCCAACCTTGTAATTTGTGTAATGCAATTTTATCCTGAGAATGACATTGCTCTTCAAGTACTATTAAGCGCTCAGTCAATTCAGCAAACACCATTTGGTGGTGTTGATTTTTGATTTCTTCTTGTGCAAATTTGGCTCTTAGCGTGCCAATGATGCCAAGATAAGTTTTTTCATTTTCACTGCGTGCGACTACATCTGCTTCTATTTTATTCATTGCCTCATCTTTAATGCGTTGCATCTTCTGAATATGCTGATCTTCTTCAGAGTCTAAATTAGAGTTTGGATAGGCCAAT is a genomic window containing:
- the metF gene encoding methylenetetrahydrofolate reductase [NAD(P)H], encoding MKTSFEFFPPRTEKGQKTLAQVRQELSAIQPEYFSVTFGAGGTTQEATLETVLDIQKNDSIPAAPHLSCIGSKKDEVIALLDQYKKANINRIVTLRGDVPSGMRDIGDFHYANELVEFIKTQYNDHFHIEVAAYPEMHPQAKNIQADLQHFANKVSAGADAAITQYFYNADAYFRFVDEAEKLGVDIPITPGIMPITNHTQLVRFSNMCGAEIPKWILERLRCYENDLEALSAFGTEVVTDLCQTLKNQGVDSFHFYSMNRTQPSLDIAKTL
- the infA gene encoding translation initiation factor IF-1: MSKSDYIELEGVVKEKLPNTTFTVELENGHSVLAHISGKIRKHYIRILPGDKVTVEMTPYDLSKGRITFRHK
- a CDS encoding OadG family protein; translation: MEQTNLITEALNLTLFGMGFVFLFLAILVFAIKLMSTIIEKTNGRASADKSENSVKKIMADEMDEETKFAIEKAIKMHRGA